From Candidatus Neomarinimicrobiota bacterium, the proteins below share one genomic window:
- a CDS encoding arginine repressor: MKKDERHEVIRQLLQSHKINHQDQLLTLLKKMGIQITQATLSRDLNALRVGKVADPKYGHVYTLPDQFGGNEDSVFAQDFPADSVRSLRFSANLGVMKTQPSFAPTVGLFLDKLELKEVTGTVAGDDTVLIILEESTTREEFVTALLDRIPRLQDRLMGRVSFDIE; encoded by the coding sequence ATGAAAAAAGATGAAAGACATGAAGTAATCCGACAACTGCTTCAATCCCACAAGATCAACCACCAGGATCAATTGCTGACGCTTTTGAAGAAAATGGGGATTCAGATTACCCAGGCTACCTTATCCCGGGATTTGAATGCCTTGCGGGTTGGAAAGGTTGCGGACCCAAAATATGGTCATGTTTACACCCTGCCTGATCAATTTGGAGGAAACGAGGATTCGGTCTTTGCCCAGGATTTCCCGGCGGACAGTGTCCGCTCCCTGCGATTTTCTGCAAATCTGGGTGTGATGAAGACGCAGCCGTCCTTTGCGCCAACAGTGGGACTTTTTCTGGACAAGCTGGAATTAAAAGAAGTGACAGGCACTGTGGCCGGTGATGATACGGTTTTGATTATTCTGGAAGAATCAACAACCCGGGAGGAATTCGTGACAGCCCTGTTGGACCGAATTCCCCGGCTTCAGGACAGGCTAATGGGGCGGGTATCATTCGATATAGAATAA
- the ilvD gene encoding dihydroxy-acid dehydratase gives MRSDEIKQGIDRAPHRALLRATGKRREDFNRPFIAVANSYTDIVPGHVNLPEAGKIVKEAVYARGGLPFEFNTIAVCDGIAMGHMGMRYSLPSRELIADSMETMLWAHAFDGLVCIPNCDKIIPGMLMAAMRVNIPVIFVSGGPMKAGRTPENKTVDLISVFEGIGAYKSGHISSKELETIEACACPGWGSCSGMFTANSMNCLCEALGLALPGNGTILAEDPRRKDLYRQAGEKIVDLVQQDLKPRDIVNKDSLNNAMALDMAMGGSTNTVLHTLAVAAEARVPYTLEDMDAISKRVPTLCKVSPSGSYHIEDVEQAGGISAILNELLKSPGMVTGNCITVTGKTLEENVRDAVILDPAIIHPLKDAYSPTGGLAILKGNLAPEGSVVKFAGVAESMLTFTGKAVIFNSQEEASRGISEGKVHAGDVVVIRYEGPKGGPGMQEMLSPTSLIMGHGLGEKVALITDGRFSGGTRGACIGHVAPEAAAGGPIGFLKDGDMIDIDIPAGKLSVRLSPEELADRKKVLSPPEPRVKTGTLARYAQMVGSASEGAVLKAFNTQTPRSR, from the coding sequence ATGCGTAGTGATGAAATCAAACAAGGAATAGACCGTGCACCCCACCGGGCATTGTTACGGGCGACCGGTAAACGGCGTGAAGATTTTAACCGTCCCTTTATTGCCGTGGCAAATTCGTATACAGACATTGTACCGGGACATGTAAATCTTCCGGAAGCAGGAAAGATTGTCAAAGAAGCCGTATATGCACGTGGCGGACTTCCATTTGAATTCAACACCATTGCTGTGTGTGACGGCATTGCCATGGGACACATGGGTATGCGCTACAGTCTGCCCAGCCGTGAATTGATCGCCGATTCCATGGAGACCATGCTTTGGGCTCATGCATTTGACGGACTGGTATGTATACCCAACTGTGACAAAATCATCCCCGGTATGCTCATGGCCGCCATGCGGGTGAATATCCCCGTTATCTTTGTCTCCGGAGGTCCCATGAAAGCCGGCAGAACTCCGGAAAACAAAACCGTGGATCTGATATCGGTCTTTGAAGGAATCGGTGCCTATAAATCCGGCCATATTTCCTCAAAAGAACTTGAAACAATCGAAGCCTGTGCCTGTCCCGGCTGGGGAAGCTGTTCCGGTATGTTTACGGCAAACTCCATGAACTGCCTGTGTGAAGCATTGGGTCTGGCCTTGCCGGGAAACGGGACAATCCTGGCGGAAGATCCCCGGCGAAAAGACCTGTACAGACAGGCCGGAGAAAAAATCGTTGATCTGGTACAACAGGACCTTAAACCCCGGGATATTGTCAACAAAGATTCACTCAACAATGCCATGGCCCTGGATATGGCCATGGGAGGTTCTACCAACACGGTTCTGCATACTCTGGCAGTTGCTGCCGAAGCCCGTGTCCCCTATACCCTTGAGGATATGGATGCCATTTCCAAAAGGGTCCCCACCCTGTGCAAAGTCTCCCCATCCGGTTCATATCACATAGAGGATGTGGAACAAGCCGGTGGAATATCCGCCATCCTGAATGAATTGTTGAAGTCACCTGGTATGGTGACAGGAAATTGTATCACCGTCACGGGAAAGACCCTTGAAGAGAATGTCCGGGATGCCGTAATTCTCGATCCGGCCATCATTCATCCTTTAAAGGATGCTTACAGTCCAACCGGCGGGCTGGCCATCCTAAAGGGAAATCTGGCACCTGAAGGCAGTGTGGTGAAGTTTGCCGGAGTGGCAGAATCCATGCTCACCTTCACAGGAAAAGCGGTGATTTTCAACAGCCAGGAAGAAGCATCCCGGGGAATATCCGAAGGAAAGGTACACGCCGGCGATGTGGTGGTGATTCGTTATGAAGGTCCGAAAGGTGGTCCCGGCATGCAGGAGATGCTCTCCCCCACTTCCCTGATCATGGGGCACGGACTGGGAGAGAAAGTTGCGCTGATTACGGACGGCCGTTTTTCAGGCGGGACCCGGGGTGCCTGCATTGGTCATGTGGCTCCGGAAGCAGCCGCCGGAGGGCCTATCGGATTCCTGAAAGACGGAGATATGATTGACATCGATATTCCGGCAGGTAAACTATCCGTACGCCTGAGTCCGGAAGAACTGGCGGACCGGAAAAAAGTCCTGAGTCCTCCGGAACCACGGGTAAAAACAGGTACATTAGCCCGTTATGCCCAGATGGTTGGTTCCGCCAGTGAAGGAGCTGTTTTAAAAGCCTTTAACACTCAAACCCCGAGGTCAAGATGA
- the argH gene encoding argininosuccinate lyase: MKLWQKGYTLNSRIEAFTVGEDYLIDQKLVDYDCLASKAHASMLCKIGILTDDELEKILNELDRIIELNHNGRFPVTLKDEDCHTAIENRLTESLGETGKKIHTGRSRNDQVLAALRLYYKDRLTHLKDELKSLKKAVDKLIESSGAIPIPGYTHTRKAMPSSVGLWAGALSEALEDDLLQLKSVYDLVDQSPLGSGAGYGVPLNLDRKMVAEELGFSKVQQNPAYVQSSRGKFEAALLHLAGFILFDANKTATDLILYTLPDFGFFELPDAFLTGSSIMPQKKNPDVLELVRANYHVVLGYEMQVKSLIGNLISGYHRDFQLLKEPVMKSLEILLETISILTLVFENLTVNEEQCKKAMTNELYATEKVYELVKKGMSFREAYRSVMMNYG; encoded by the coding sequence ATGAAACTCTGGCAAAAAGGATACACCCTGAACAGCCGGATTGAAGCCTTTACCGTCGGTGAGGATTACCTCATCGATCAAAAACTGGTGGATTATGACTGCCTGGCTTCCAAAGCCCATGCCTCTATGTTGTGTAAAATCGGCATCCTCACGGATGATGAGCTGGAAAAAATCCTCAATGAACTGGACCGGATCATTGAGCTGAATCATAACGGACGTTTTCCGGTAACGCTTAAGGATGAGGACTGTCATACGGCGATTGAAAACCGGTTGACAGAATCGTTGGGGGAGACGGGCAAGAAGATCCATACCGGACGTTCCAGAAATGATCAGGTACTGGCGGCACTCCGGCTTTATTATAAGGATCGTCTGACGCACCTGAAAGATGAATTAAAATCCCTGAAAAAAGCGGTGGATAAACTGATTGAATCCTCCGGTGCCATTCCAATCCCCGGATATACCCATACACGGAAAGCCATGCCGTCCAGTGTGGGACTCTGGGCTGGAGCCTTAAGCGAGGCTTTGGAGGATGACCTTCTTCAGCTGAAAAGTGTGTATGACCTGGTGGATCAGTCCCCCCTGGGATCCGGGGCCGGATATGGTGTGCCCCTGAATCTGGACCGGAAAATGGTCGCGGAAGAATTAGGGTTTTCCAAAGTTCAGCAAAATCCAGCCTACGTTCAGTCCAGCCGGGGGAAATTTGAAGCCGCCCTGCTCCATCTGGCCGGTTTTATCCTTTTTGATGCCAATAAGACCGCCACCGATCTCATCCTGTATACCCTGCCGGATTTTGGTTTCTTTGAACTCCCTGATGCTTTTCTCACCGGAAGCTCTATCATGCCCCAGAAGAAAAACCCCGATGTCCTTGAACTGGTTCGGGCCAACTACCATGTGGTGCTGGGCTATGAAATGCAGGTTAAATCCCTTATCGGAAACCTGATCTCCGGTTATCACCGGGATTTTCAACTCCTGAAAGAACCGGTGATGAAATCCCTGGAAATCCTTCTGGAAACCATCAGTATCCTGACTCTTGTCTTTGAAAATCTGACTGTGAATGAAGAGCAGTGTAAAAAAGCCATGACCAATGAACTCTATGCCACCGAAAAGGTCTATGAACTGGTGAAAAAGGGAATGAGTTTTCGGGAAGCATATAGAAGTGTAATGATGAATTATGGATGA
- a CDS encoding aspartate aminotransferase family protein → MKQKLMNVLINDRSQHPERLNATPERILEVLENISKKNMNEYSKNIRSILGTSPKRQEITQDIAEKICNYLVSADIPDDILLFIADQLIASEISTDEAVEMHETYKIPVSTLEKDLVPVSGKGCWLMDTKGKTYLDMDSNYSATNLGMSNEEIAKGLYNQASQLISMKEDRVQIARTRLLKTIMPMMPKGLNYFYFQNSGGEAVDKALKIAKAYTGSRHVIAFKNGFHGRTHGAVSVTWNEKYRKPFGLDHEDWVHFADFNDVESVRTLMEKKNAKIIILEMIQGEEAGNLAATQTFMDELFELAGEKGAIVIADEVQTGFGRTAIKQNDWFACMGYNVIPDIMTIGKSFGGGYPVTAVVTRKEISQAMKGGYDGSTFGGNPMAMTAALIATRQMRELDVTGNVVARSRQFEEGLKHLSKKYGLPGEIRIRGLMIAFSLGSSERVHAVQEALKDHGVMSSLSTDKFLRILPPTIISEKEVTYFLEALEKSIQDTM, encoded by the coding sequence ATGAAACAAAAATTAATGAACGTACTGATCAATGACAGATCACAGCATCCGGAACGCTTAAATGCAACACCGGAAAGAATTTTGGAAGTTTTGGAAAATATCTCGAAGAAAAATATGAATGAATATTCAAAAAATATCCGGAGTATCCTGGGTACATCCCCGAAAAGACAGGAAATAACGCAGGATATCGCAGAGAAAATATGCAATTATCTGGTGTCTGCCGATATACCGGATGACATTCTGTTGTTTATTGCGGATCAGTTAATAGCATCTGAAATATCGACGGATGAAGCCGTTGAGATGCACGAAACCTATAAAATCCCTGTATCCACCCTGGAAAAAGATCTGGTACCTGTATCCGGCAAAGGCTGCTGGTTGATGGATACAAAAGGGAAAACCTATCTGGATATGGACAGCAATTACAGTGCCACCAACCTGGGAATGTCAAACGAAGAGATTGCCAAAGGACTTTATAACCAGGCATCTCAGCTTATCTCCATGAAGGAAGACAGGGTTCAGATTGCCCGGACCCGTTTGTTAAAAACCATCATGCCCATGATGCCAAAGGGACTGAATTACTTTTATTTTCAGAATTCAGGTGGAGAAGCCGTGGATAAGGCTCTGAAAATTGCCAAGGCCTATACCGGCTCGCGTCATGTGATTGCCTTTAAAAACGGCTTTCATGGACGGACCCATGGAGCAGTATCTGTCACCTGGAACGAAAAATACCGGAAGCCTTTTGGACTGGATCATGAGGACTGGGTCCACTTTGCGGATTTTAACGATGTTGAGAGTGTCCGGACACTCATGGAAAAAAAGAATGCCAAAATTATCATTCTTGAAATGATCCAGGGTGAAGAAGCCGGAAATCTGGCAGCCACTCAGACTTTTATGGATGAATTGTTTGAACTGGCAGGGGAAAAGGGGGCCATTGTGATTGCCGACGAGGTCCAGACCGGTTTCGGCAGGACGGCGATCAAGCAAAACGACTGGTTTGCCTGCATGGGATACAACGTGATTCCGGATATCATGACTATTGGGAAATCATTTGGTGGTGGATATCCGGTAACGGCTGTTGTGACACGGAAAGAGATCTCCCAGGCCATGAAAGGGGGATACGACGGGTCCACATTCGGCGGTAATCCCATGGCTATGACAGCTGCCCTGATTGCCACACGTCAAATGCGGGAACTGGATGTTACAGGCAATGTGGTAGCCCGGAGCAGACAGTTTGAAGAAGGACTGAAGCACTTGTCCAAAAAATACGGACTTCCCGGTGAAATCCGGATCCGGGGACTCATGATTGCCTTTTCCCTGGGCTCCTCTGAGCGGGTCCATGCCGTACAGGAAGCCCTGAAAGATCATGGTGTCATGTCCAGCCTGTCTACAGATAAATTTCTGCGGATTCTTCCTCCTACCATCATTTCAGAAAAGGAAGTTACTTACTTTCTTGAAGCATTGGAAAAAAGCATACAAGATACGATGTAA
- a CDS encoding argininosuccinate synthase, with translation MEMKKKIVLAYSGGLDTSVILKWLTQKGFDVIAYVADVGQKDDFEKVREKALKTGASKVYVEDLREELVTDYIFPALRGNALYEGRYLLGTALARPLIAKRQVQIAEREGTNLLAHGATGKGNDQVRFEFAFYALHPDAVVISPWKDPEFLFEFKGRTDMLKYAEKFGIPVTASKSKPYSEDENIMHISHEAGILEDPDNSPPEEMFSHTLSPQKAPDVETIIEIEFKDGFPVSVVNLNDGTVKKKPLELFLYLNELAGKNGIGRVDMVENRFIGIKSRGVYETPGATILWAAHRDLEGIAMDKEVMYLRDMMIPKFSELIYNGFWFSPEMDFIMAAIEKSQEKIDGTVRLSLYKGNVQPIGRKSPTSLYNEDLSSMDIEGGFNAVDSLGFININAIRLKAHNLLLRNHDPYRWRKRRQ, from the coding sequence ATGGAAATGAAAAAAAAGATTGTTCTTGCGTACAGTGGCGGCTTGGATACCTCCGTCATTTTAAAATGGCTCACACAAAAGGGCTTTGATGTCATTGCCTATGTGGCTGATGTAGGACAAAAAGATGATTTTGAAAAGGTCCGGGAAAAAGCTCTGAAGACCGGTGCATCCAAAGTGTATGTGGAAGATCTCCGGGAAGAGCTGGTTACCGATTATATTTTTCCTGCTCTCCGGGGAAATGCACTGTATGAAGGGCGTTACCTTTTGGGGACAGCCCTGGCCCGGCCTTTGATTGCCAAAAGGCAGGTTCAGATTGCGGAAAGGGAGGGGACCAACCTGCTGGCTCATGGTGCGACAGGCAAAGGCAACGATCAGGTCCGGTTTGAATTTGCTTTTTATGCCCTCCATCCCGATGCCGTAGTGATATCCCCCTGGAAGGATCCGGAATTTCTTTTTGAATTCAAAGGGCGGACCGACATGCTGAAATACGCAGAGAAATTTGGCATTCCCGTCACGGCTTCCAAATCCAAGCCCTACAGTGAAGATGAAAATATCATGCATATCAGTCATGAAGCAGGGATTCTGGAGGATCCGGACAATTCGCCGCCGGAAGAGATGTTTAGCCACACCCTCTCACCTCAAAAGGCACCGGATGTGGAAACTATCATTGAGATTGAATTTAAAGATGGATTTCCTGTGTCTGTGGTAAATCTAAATGATGGGACGGTGAAAAAAAAGCCGCTGGAGCTCTTTCTCTATCTGAATGAACTGGCAGGGAAAAATGGTATCGGACGGGTGGATATGGTGGAAAATCGTTTCATTGGAATTAAATCCAGAGGTGTATATGAAACACCGGGTGCCACCATTCTCTGGGCTGCACACCGGGACCTGGAAGGCATTGCCATGGATAAAGAAGTGATGTACCTCCGGGATATGATGATCCCGAAGTTTTCTGAACTGATTTATAACGGGTTCTGGTTTTCTCCGGAAATGGATTTTATTATGGCGGCCATCGAAAAATCCCAGGAAAAAATAGACGGGACCGTCCGCCTGTCCCTGTATAAGGGCAATGTACAGCCAATCGGCAGAAAATCCCCCACATCCCTCTACAATGAAGATCTGTCCAGCATGGATATCGAAGGAGGGTTCAACGCCGTGGATTCCCTGGGTTTTATCAATATCAATGCCATCCGTCTGAAAGCCCATAATCTGCTCCTGAGAAACCACGATCCCTATAGATGGAGGAAGAGAAGACAATGA
- a CDS encoding glutamate-5-semialdehyde dehydrogenase, with protein sequence MSKEKKIITMAEKAKTASRYIASLSSKDKDALLHRMAKLLTERSDFIQVENRKDVEEARKRGVSNALVDRLILDDVRIQGMADALLEIARLPDPVGVMDQFKIRPNGIQVGRMAIPLGVILMIYEARPNVTSDAAGLCLKAGNAVILRGGSEAFHSNTAIVEVLHQALQESGFPKEIIAFVPSTDRDSIHTLLKLNGTIDLVIPRGGEGLIRFVDENSRIPVIKHYKGVCHLYVDQAADLNMAMELLVNGKTSRPGVCNALETLLIHEKIAEAFLNRIEKELRLKDVVFKGCPVTQKYFPQAESATEEDYFAEYLDLKIAVKCVSSVDEAINHIEKYGSNHTEVIATQDISVAQQFIRGIDSSVVMVNTSSRFSDGGQLGLGAEIGISTTKLHAYGPMGVESLTTKKFVVLGEGQTRE encoded by the coding sequence ATGAGTAAAGAGAAAAAAATCATCACAATGGCAGAAAAAGCAAAAACGGCATCCCGATATATTGCCTCTTTGAGCTCCAAAGATAAAGATGCGCTTTTACACCGCATGGCCAAACTTTTAACAGAGCGGAGTGACTTCATTCAGGTGGAAAACAGAAAAGATGTGGAGGAAGCACGAAAAAGAGGAGTGTCAAATGCCCTGGTTGACCGGCTGATCCTGGATGATGTACGGATTCAAGGAATGGCAGACGCATTGCTTGAAATTGCCCGCTTGCCTGATCCGGTCGGTGTGATGGATCAGTTTAAAATCCGCCCCAACGGTATTCAGGTGGGACGGATGGCCATTCCTCTGGGAGTGATTCTCATGATTTACGAAGCACGCCCCAATGTAACATCGGATGCGGCCGGGCTCTGCCTGAAAGCGGGAAATGCGGTGATTCTCCGGGGAGGATCGGAAGCTTTTCATTCCAATACGGCGATTGTAGAAGTTTTGCACCAGGCCTTGCAGGAATCCGGTTTCCCGAAAGAAATTATTGCATTTGTCCCTTCTACAGACCGCGATAGCATTCACACTCTACTGAAGTTAAATGGAACCATTGATCTGGTCATTCCCCGGGGAGGTGAGGGACTCATTCGTTTTGTGGATGAGAACAGCCGGATACCTGTCATCAAGCATTATAAGGGAGTCTGTCATCTGTATGTGGATCAGGCAGCTGATCTGAATATGGCCATGGAACTCCTGGTAAACGGAAAAACATCCCGTCCCGGAGTCTGCAATGCCTTGGAAACTCTGTTGATTCATGAAAAAATTGCCGAAGCATTTCTAAACCGGATTGAAAAAGAACTTCGCCTGAAAGATGTGGTATTTAAAGGATGTCCGGTGACGCAAAAGTATTTTCCCCAGGCAGAATCCGCCACGGAAGAGGATTATTTTGCTGAATACCTGGATTTAAAAATCGCTGTAAAATGCGTCTCGTCGGTAGATGAAGCGATCAATCATATCGAAAAATACGGATCCAATCACACGGAAGTCATCGCAACTCAGGATATATCGGTCGCCCAACAGTTTATCCGCGGGATTGATTCCTCTGTCGTGATGGTCAATACATCCTCCCGTTTTTCCGACGGCGGACAATTGGGGCTGGGCGCTGAAATCGGCATATCCACCACCAAACTCCATGCCTATGGTCCCATGGGAGTGGAATCGCTCACCACGAAAAAATTTGTGGTTTTGGGAGAAGGTCAGACGAGGGAATGA
- the proB gene encoding glutamate 5-kinase, which translates to MKEYKAIKLPPWKRCVIKIGSSIIAPDGRGCATKYLLPIANFINQSIQDGKEVIVVSSGAVAAGWSTQPQYPRNTPLSIPRKQAFSAIGQPMMFFLWKQLFDYPCAQLLITHDDLLNRRRFINVKNTLLELLRLKALPIVNENDTVVVQQLKVGDNDNLSAHVADLVEADILFICSDIDGLYTGNPHLDKEASLISEVRKIDDSVYRIAGDSNNPMAVGGMRTKIQAAEKATSRGIDVVILHGKKAENFDLMARGKFVGTLFHRTMSPRAAKKHWILHALPSSGEIVVDEGAAKALLHRSASLLPSGVVQIYGKFDHGDAVKIYRESVSKANLIAKGLTQYNSEDMRKLTGRQSHEIQDVLGYFASSSIVHRDDMVIVSTVKKEDLI; encoded by the coding sequence ATGAAAGAGTATAAAGCCATAAAGCTTCCCCCCTGGAAGCGGTGTGTTATCAAAATCGGGAGCTCCATTATTGCCCCGGACGGGAGAGGTTGTGCCACAAAATACCTTTTACCCATCGCCAACTTCATCAACCAGAGTATACAGGATGGAAAGGAGGTTATTGTCGTTTCTTCAGGTGCCGTTGCTGCAGGATGGAGTACCCAACCCCAGTATCCACGGAATACACCCCTTTCTATTCCACGGAAACAGGCTTTTTCGGCCATTGGTCAACCCATGATGTTCTTTTTATGGAAACAGCTCTTTGATTATCCCTGTGCCCAGTTGCTGATTACCCATGATGATCTCCTGAACCGGCGGCGGTTTATCAATGTCAAAAATACCCTTCTGGAACTTCTTCGTTTGAAGGCACTGCCGATTGTGAATGAAAACGATACGGTGGTTGTGCAACAATTAAAGGTAGGGGATAATGACAACCTCTCAGCCCATGTCGCAGATCTGGTGGAAGCAGATATCCTGTTTATCTGTTCCGATATTGACGGTCTTTATACCGGTAATCCTCATCTGGATAAAGAAGCAAGTCTGATTTCGGAAGTCCGCAAAATCGATGATTCGGTGTATCGTATCGCCGGGGATTCGAATAATCCCATGGCGGTAGGGGGTATGCGGACCAAGATTCAGGCCGCTGAAAAAGCCACATCCCGGGGGATTGATGTGGTCATTCTCCATGGGAAAAAGGCAGAAAATTTTGATTTGATGGCCCGGGGGAAATTCGTGGGAACCCTCTTCCACCGGACTATGAGTCCACGGGCGGCGAAAAAACACTGGATTCTCCATGCCCTGCCCTCCAGTGGTGAAATTGTGGTGGATGAAGGGGCCGCCAAAGCACTTCTCCACCGGTCGGCCTCTTTGCTTCCGTCGGGTGTGGTACAAATCTACGGTAAATTCGATCATGGTGATGCCGTTAAAATTTACCGGGAGAGTGTATCCAAGGCAAATCTCATCGCAAAGGGACTTACGCAATATAATTCGGAAGATATGCGAAAACTGACAGGACGTCAGAGTCATGAAATTCAGGATGTCCTGGGCTATTTTGCCAGCAGTTCCATCGTCCACCGGGATGATATGGTGATTGTAAGTACCGTAAAAAAAGAGGATTTGATATGA